The nucleotide sequence CAGCGACGCGGCGGAGGGCATAACGATGACGGCGACGGCGGGCAATATTCAGGCCGATACGGTTACGGCCCAGGGAGGAACCATCATATTAAATGCCGGCGGTTCGATTACTTCTGTGGGAACATCCGGTTTGCCGGACGGGATCAGCGGCAAGGCCGGAGTGAAAATGACGGCTGACAATATTACTGCGGATGATGTGGAATCGACGGCAGGAGACATCAGCTTAACTGCTGCGAATGTCAATACGAAAACGGTCAAAGCGGATAGTGGCAATATCAACTTAACGACGACGGGCAATCTTGAGACAGGTACAGTCGCCGCCGGCGGCAGCGTGACAATGCATGCCCATAACAACATTACCGCCGGTACGACCACCGGCGGTGATGGAGTCAGCCTGACGGCTGACAGTATTACCGCGGATGATGTGGAATCGACGGTAGGAGACATCGGCTTAACTGCTGCGAATGTCAATACGAAAACGGTCAAAGCGGATAGTGGCAATATCAACTTAACGACGACGGGCAATCTTGAGACAGGTACAGTCACCGCCGGCGGCAGCGTGACAATGCACGCTCATAACAACATTACCGCCGGTACGACTACCGGCGCTGCCGGAGTGAGCTTGACGGCGGATACCGGAGATATCGATACTACTGACGTGGAATCGTCGGCGGGAGATATCACTATTGATTCCAAGCAAGGGGCCGTAGGATTTACCCATGTAATAGCGAAAAAAGGTTCTGTGGTACTGACGGCGCAGCAAGGCGATCTTAAAGCAAAGACTGCTGATTCTGCGGGTAATATTCAGGCGGATGTCATTACCTTAACGGCAAATAGCGGCAGCATTGGGGCTTCGGCAAGTCCGCTGCTGATTGACTCGTCCACTACCACGGACGGAGTGGTAACGGCAATGGCCGCAGGAAGCGTTTACCTTCAAGAAGTGAATGGCAACTTTAACATTAATCAAATTCAGTCCGCAAACGGAGGTAATATTGATCTGACTGCCGCTAACGGTTCTCTGTTGAATCGCGCCCAACAGAACGGAGCTGTGAATCTGATTGGGCAAAACATAACCTTGGCTGCAGCGCCGGGAAGCATCGGTGAAATGGGGAAACGTTTTGTAGTTGAGGCTGGAGGAATATTGAATGCTTCTGCCGATAGCGACGTGGATCTGGAACAGCATACCGGCAATTTACAATCCGATTATATCAGGAGTACCCATGGTTCTATGGATTTAAACATACCCGACGGCAAAGCATTGGTGACTGACTTGTCGGCTCCAAACGGAATACTGCAGATAGCGGCAGCCGGAGGAATGAAAATTGGTAATTTGGATGGTTCCCAGATTACCCTAGGTTCTCCATTGCCGGACAGTGTTATCGAAATTAGCCGCGTTCGCGTTTCTAATGGAATGACTATTAATGCCGATATTATTAACTTGTCGTCAGTTACCGGTAGCGGAAGCGGGCCGCTGGAATTTAGTTTTGGCGGCGGCAGCCAAGGTTTGGCCAAAGATATTACGGTCGAAGTGACGTCGCCGACCAGAATTGATTTTACCCATTTAGCTGCGGATACGGCTACAATTGATGCCCAGGCGGATACGTTGCAATTTGACGATATCACCATCGGCAGTCGGGCAGATATTAATAATAACCTTTTCACTGTAGTAGTCAATAATCATTATGCCGGTACGTTGGAAGGCGATGTAGAATTGAATCCGGGAGAAACGCCATTCAACTTGTATATGTCAACCAACAAATATGTCTCTACCAGTTCCAGAATTTTAAACTACGATCCGTCCTTTATAGTCAACGACTTCAGCACCGACAACAGCTATACCCGGGTAGCGGAAAAAATGCTGGTAGGTATGACTAAGCCGCTGGCAACGACCGGGAACTTTGTTCCGGTTCCCGTTGCTGCACCAACTACTATTATCGGAAGCGGTGTTAATATCGGAATGAGCCTGATTACCGGGGCAGTAACCGGAACAACATCCGAACCAAGTATCGTACCGGGTGCAGGAACTGCGGCAGAAAGCACTCCTCAAGCAGGTGTCGGCGTGCCGAGCGCGGCAATTACAGCCGGAAGCACGCCTGAAGCAAGTATTGGTGGAATACTGAGTGGGGGAACAGGCCTTCCAGCAGGAGGCATTGTTACGAGTGCTGAAAGTGCAGCGGCTGGAGAACCCGGGGTTATCGGTTCTGATGATAAGGAGAAAGAAAAAGACGCCGGTTCCGGCGACGGTGAGTAATTTAAGAAAGGTTTACCCGCCGCTGTGCCCGTGGCGGAAGCAGTAACCGCAACAAATGGAGAAAAATAAAAATTACAAAACAGAGAGAAGGAATTTGATTATGCTTCAGGGGAAAAAAATATTGTTTGTATTCATGGCCATCGGCATCTTACTGTGTGCCATGGGAACGGTTCAGGCCGCGCCTGCCGCTGCGTCCGTGGGTTATGTTGATTATTTATATTTGATTAATCACCATCCCGATACATCTGGTGCTAATGAGGCGCTGAAGGCAGAGCGTGATCAGGATAAGCAGCAGTATGACGAGAAGTCCGCCGCACTCAGTGACCCGGATAAACAGGCCTTGGCAAAACAACTCAATCAACAGGTGGAGCAAAAGAGGCAGGAACTGCTTAAGCCGATCGCGGAAAAAATTAATGCTGCAATCAAAGAAGTTGCGGATGAAAAAGGGTTGTCAATCGTCATCAGTAAAAACAACGTGATTTATGGCGGGGTTGATATTACCGCTGATGTCTTGCAAAAGATCGGCGGTAAATAAGCAGCTAAAAATCATCTTTCTAAAGTGGATGTGGCGCAAAACAAGGCTTTTGTATCCGAAAGGATCAAAAGCTCAGTTTGCAAAGGGAACATACTAAAGGATTTAAATTATAAAGTCGATATTATGTTCAAATAATTTTAAACATAATATCGACTTTTATCTGATAAATAGTTCTTTATAAGATGAGTTTGTTCACGCTTTTTACAGCGATACAAAACCCGCCACCGATTGACTGTCGTCAAGGTGACGAGTTTTTGACGCTTAATTTTTTGAATTTGTTGGGATGGGTTCAATTTCCGTATACACTCATAGCGTTGGTAATTCGAAAATATATTAACTTTTGAAAGGACAATGTTATTTGACGTAGTATAAAATAATTGATAATTGGTTTGTATACTACTTGAGATATATAAAGCGT is from Veillonellales bacterium and encodes:
- a CDS encoding OmpH family outer membrane protein: MEKNKNYKTERRNLIMLQGKKILFVFMAIGILLCAMGTVQAAPAAASVGYVDYLYLINHHPDTSGANEALKAERDQDKQQYDEKSAALSDPDKQALAKQLNQQVEQKRQELLKPIAEKINAAIKEVADEKGLSIVISKNNVIYGGVDITADVLQKIGGK